The following proteins are encoded in a genomic region of Microbulbifer sp. MKSA007:
- a CDS encoding ABC transporter substrate-binding protein produces MSLKRSRQVVFAGAVSALALVAATAAASANQCSAYNQAPLLDQMSGLPAVADRLPVNPLVVEGIEGIGTYGGEMTDVYAGTRIGDYRRYGYDPLVRWSPDGSEVLPNIAESWDISEDATTYTFKLREGLKWSDGKPFTAKDIQFWWDYVETNSEINPKGPRKMFIVNGEAAKVEALDDTTIRFSWSQPNGVFLLDMASPYGQRVVQFAEHYVKDFMKELNPDGVAKMMADAGEADFGKWWLGRIGTYGKNAEHNDPDRPTMLAWRPTEAVLGKERFTFERNPYYWKVDSSCNQLPYIDKRTWVLAKDPEVALLKTVQGEIDISPRNISTPPNRAVFFDNKERGNYRLVTANSCNYNNAQFMFAMNHPDPVKAQVFQSKDFRIGLSLGMDRDLIIDAVYLGQGEPYQVSPRPESPYYNDQLARQYTVFDPDLAAEHLDKILPMGPDGKRVGPDGKPFKFIVHVNEGFRPDWVDMMQIIAKDWQELGLDVVVSVASDEIHMATLQRQDKEITIWVGENGCGQFPLVNLERLTNFKEHGNWEGWDAWYDLKKDPNKTIREGVVPTEPPAAVKRMYEIADLVPTKVGAEQTELMEEFMQLSADNFLSMGIALPGGGFRSISNKLRNVPDTLLEGWLYPGPAPVNFSSFYIDPSKK; encoded by the coding sequence ATGAGTTTGAAACGTAGTCGGCAGGTGGTTTTCGCCGGAGCAGTAAGCGCGCTGGCCCTTGTGGCAGCCACAGCTGCAGCTTCTGCCAATCAATGTTCAGCATATAATCAGGCACCGCTTCTGGATCAGATGTCCGGTCTGCCAGCTGTCGCGGATCGTCTGCCGGTTAATCCACTCGTTGTTGAAGGGATTGAGGGCATCGGCACTTACGGCGGCGAGATGACCGACGTTTATGCGGGTACCCGTATCGGTGATTATCGTCGTTATGGATATGACCCGCTGGTACGCTGGAGCCCGGATGGCTCCGAGGTTCTGCCAAACATCGCTGAGAGCTGGGACATCTCAGAGGATGCAACCACCTACACCTTCAAACTGCGTGAAGGGCTGAAGTGGTCCGACGGCAAACCATTCACCGCCAAGGACATCCAGTTCTGGTGGGACTACGTTGAAACCAACAGCGAGATCAACCCGAAGGGCCCTCGCAAGATGTTTATCGTTAATGGTGAAGCTGCCAAAGTGGAAGCACTGGATGACACCACCATCCGCTTCTCCTGGAGCCAGCCAAACGGTGTCTTCCTGCTGGATATGGCGTCTCCATACGGCCAGCGTGTGGTTCAGTTTGCTGAGCACTACGTCAAAGACTTCATGAAAGAACTGAACCCGGATGGCGTTGCCAAGATGATGGCAGATGCGGGTGAGGCTGACTTCGGAAAATGGTGGCTGGGCCGCATCGGCACTTACGGCAAAAACGCCGAACACAACGACCCTGACCGCCCAACCATGCTTGCATGGCGCCCGACCGAAGCTGTTCTGGGTAAAGAGCGTTTCACCTTTGAGCGCAACCCGTACTATTGGAAGGTCGACAGCTCCTGTAACCAGCTGCCTTACATCGACAAACGCACCTGGGTGCTGGCGAAGGATCCGGAAGTTGCACTGCTGAAGACTGTTCAGGGTGAGATCGACATTTCTCCGCGTAACATCTCCACGCCTCCAAACCGTGCAGTGTTCTTCGACAACAAAGAGCGCGGCAACTACCGTCTGGTGACAGCAAACAGTTGTAACTACAACAACGCGCAGTTCATGTTTGCCATGAACCATCCTGACCCAGTCAAGGCGCAGGTGTTCCAGAGCAAGGACTTCCGCATTGGTCTGTCGCTTGGCATGGATCGTGATCTGATCATCGATGCTGTATATCTGGGGCAGGGAGAGCCATATCAGGTCAGCCCACGTCCTGAATCTCCTTATTACAATGATCAGCTGGCCCGTCAGTACACCGTGTTTGATCCTGACCTTGCTGCCGAGCATCTGGATAAGATCCTGCCGATGGGACCGGATGGCAAACGCGTCGGCCCTGATGGCAAACCGTTCAAGTTCATCGTGCACGTCAATGAAGGCTTCCGCCCGGACTGGGTGGACATGATGCAGATCATCGCAAAAGACTGGCAGGAGCTGGGACTTGATGTGGTGGTGAGCGTGGCCAGTGACGAGATCCACATGGCGACCCTGCAGCGTCAGGATAAAGAGATCACCATCTGGGTGGGTGAAAATGGCTGCGGCCAGTTCCCACTGGTGAACCTTGAGCGCCTGACCAACTTCAAGGAGCACGGCAACTGGGAAGGCTGGGATGCCTGGTACGATCTGAAGAAAGATCCGAACAAGACCATCCGTGAAGGCGTAGTTCCAACTGAGCCGCCAGCAGCTGTGAAGCGCATGTACGAGATCGCTGATCTGGTGCCAACCAAGGTGGGTGCGGAGCAGACAGAGCTGATGGAAGAGTTCATGCAGCTTTCTGCTGACAACTTCCTGTCCATGGGCATTGCGTTGCCGGGCGGTGGGTTCCGCTCCATCAGCAACAAGCTGCGCAATGTGCCGGACACACTGTTGGAAGGTTGGCTGTATCCGGGTCCTGCTCCTGTGAACTTCTCCAGCTTCTACATCGATCCTTCCAAGAAGTAA